In a genomic window of Niallia taxi:
- a CDS encoding ABC transporter ATP-binding protein, with protein sequence MLDINKLNIEFKTKTGSITAISDLNLSIKAGETVCLVGESGSGKTITSKAIMRLIEYENGRISNGDISFQGTNLTSIDEKMLQHIRGKKIAMIFQEPLSAFDPVFTIGYQITEMIRKHQKSSKQAAWQKGIDLLKKVGISEPEHRMKQYPNEFSGGMLQRAMIAMAISCEPDLLIADEPTTALDVTIQLQIIELLKSLKDEFNMGLLLITHDLGIAAELADRIVVMYAGEVVENATVSQLFHTPHHPYTRGLLKSIPKMDTANKGKLYSIEGSIPSLNELPEGCLFHPRCPFANTQCKRVRPNLEKVNDRYAACFYSEELVTKPEWSLSYSKEETLEKINVTKPEPVSTEILVDVQHVSKHFPIGRGLSLAKKQVKAVDDVSFAINKGETFGLVGESGSGKSTLGRAILQLEKLTGGEVLYGGSPLSGLSSKKMGKYRKEMQMIFQDPYSSVNSRLKIGEIIAEPLKWHLKLSREEIQSRVEELLEQVGLKREWVSRYPHEFSGGQRQRIGIARAIALNPAFILADEAVSALDVSVQAQIINLLQDLQAKMGLTYLFIGHDLGVVQHISDRVGVMYLGKLVEIAPSKAIFQEPAHPYTRVLIDSIPNGKRTNKLKAEGEIPSPANPPSGCRFRTRCPFATEKCAEEEPALKEIQKGRFTACHYPLPIN encoded by the coding sequence ATGCTTGATATTAACAAGTTAAACATAGAGTTTAAGACGAAAACAGGCAGCATAACTGCTATATCTGACCTTAATTTGTCTATTAAAGCTGGTGAAACGGTCTGCTTAGTCGGCGAATCAGGAAGCGGAAAGACAATCACATCGAAAGCCATTATGAGATTAATAGAATATGAAAATGGAAGAATTTCCAATGGAGATATCTCTTTTCAAGGAACTAATCTAACTTCTATCGATGAAAAGATGCTCCAGCATATAAGAGGAAAGAAAATCGCGATGATTTTCCAGGAGCCGTTATCTGCCTTTGACCCAGTTTTTACAATTGGCTACCAAATAACGGAAATGATAAGAAAGCATCAAAAATCATCGAAACAGGCAGCTTGGCAAAAGGGAATCGACTTACTCAAAAAAGTAGGTATTTCTGAGCCAGAGCATCGGATGAAGCAATATCCTAATGAATTTTCAGGAGGAATGCTGCAAAGAGCCATGATTGCTATGGCCATTTCCTGTGAGCCTGATTTGCTAATTGCTGATGAGCCAACTACAGCATTGGATGTAACAATTCAACTGCAAATCATTGAGCTATTAAAGTCATTAAAGGATGAATTTAATATGGGCTTGCTTCTGATTACGCATGACTTAGGAATTGCAGCAGAGCTTGCCGACAGAATTGTCGTGATGTATGCAGGCGAGGTTGTGGAGAATGCAACTGTCTCTCAGTTATTTCACACACCACATCATCCTTATACAAGAGGACTGCTGAAATCTATTCCTAAGATGGACACTGCAAATAAAGGAAAGCTTTACTCAATTGAAGGCAGTATCCCAAGCCTAAATGAGCTGCCAGAAGGATGCCTATTTCATCCCCGCTGCCCATTTGCGAACACACAATGCAAACGAGTGAGACCAAATCTCGAGAAAGTTAATGACCGCTATGCTGCTTGTTTTTATTCTGAGGAATTAGTTACAAAGCCGGAATGGAGCTTGAGTTATTCAAAAGAGGAAACACTGGAGAAGATTAATGTCACCAAACCGGAGCCAGTCAGCACTGAAATATTGGTGGATGTTCAGCATGTCAGCAAGCATTTCCCAATTGGCAGAGGCCTTTCCTTAGCAAAAAAACAGGTGAAAGCTGTAGATGATGTGTCATTCGCTATCAATAAAGGCGAAACATTTGGGTTGGTTGGAGAATCTGGGAGTGGCAAATCGACACTAGGAAGAGCCATTCTGCAATTAGAAAAATTGACTGGGGGAGAAGTCTTATACGGTGGCAGTCCATTATCAGGCCTCAGCAGTAAAAAAATGGGCAAATACCGCAAAGAGATGCAAATGATCTTTCAAGACCCATATAGCTCTGTCAACTCTCGTCTTAAAATAGGTGAGATTATCGCAGAGCCCTTAAAGTGGCATTTAAAGCTGTCTAGAGAGGAAATACAATCAAGGGTGGAGGAGCTGCTTGAACAAGTCGGATTAAAGCGAGAATGGGTATCCAGATATCCTCATGAGTTTTCAGGTGGACAGCGACAAAGAATTGGAATTGCGAGAGCGATAGCGCTAAATCCAGCCTTTATATTGGCAGATGAGGCTGTTTCCGCCTTGGATGTTTCTGTACAGGCTCAAATAATCAACTTGCTTCAAGACCTACAAGCAAAAATGGGTTTAACTTATTTGTTCATCGGTCACGACTTAGGTGTCGTCCAGCACATATCTGACAGAGTAGGTGTGATGTATTTAGGCAAGCTTGTGGAGATTGCTCCAAGTAAAGCCATCTTTCAGGAGCCAGCCCATCCATATACAAGAGTGTTGATTGACTCTATTCCAAATGGAAAAAGGACAAATAAGCTAAAAGCAGAAGGAGAAATTCCGTCTCCTGCAAATCCGCCATCAGGCTGCCGATTCCGAACAAGATGCCCTTTTGCTACTGAGAAATGTGCAGAGGAAGAGCCGGCATTAAAGGAAATTCAAAAAGGTAGATTTACAGCTTGCCACTATCCTTTACCAATTAATTAG
- a CDS encoding ABC transporter substrate-binding protein: MMRITRLRRSILFYMLGVLLLLTACQQSNENTSASGDAVPKEGGELVYGLATPPDSLDPHTSGMAVSTRVNNSIYEKLVYQTEDNKIEPWLATSWEVSDDQKTFTFKLRDDVTFHDGSKFNAEVVKYNFDRIVNPETKAASAYALIENYESSEVVDEYSVKIHFSEPAATFLSNLSQPKLAIVSKEGAEKYGLSLATNPVGSGPFKFVSQDENNEIVLERYADYTGKAPFAEHEGKAYLDKLTYKIIPEEATRIGSVQSNQLNAVETVPPQDLKSIKANGNLKIFETETAGMPYGLFINPENAPWNELDARIALQKTIDVDNIVNTLYLGTYKRAWSVITPTILGYDKSLENTGKVDVEDANKRLENLGWKKNSEGVREKDGKELVLRLIDSNVNREKRHDIATIIQQQVKEIGVKLEITTSAEYYNITKNGKDYDVIGNSRVAGDPDVLRLFFHSENLPENGGSSLARLHDDEIDQWLEEGELETDTEKRVELYKQVQQKLIGQGYFIPIYVFPYTVATSNDVEGLAFDSQGYPLFNDVFINK; encoded by the coding sequence ATGATGAGAATAACTCGATTGCGAAGATCAATTTTATTTTATATGCTTGGAGTTTTGCTGCTGTTGACAGCATGCCAGCAATCAAATGAAAATACATCTGCCAGTGGAGATGCAGTACCTAAGGAAGGCGGAGAATTGGTTTATGGCTTAGCAACACCCCCTGATAGTCTTGATCCTCATACTAGCGGAATGGCTGTTTCAACAAGGGTGAATAACAGCATTTATGAAAAGCTTGTTTACCAGACAGAGGATAACAAGATAGAACCATGGCTTGCAACAAGCTGGGAGGTCTCTGATGATCAAAAAACCTTCACCTTTAAATTAAGAGATGATGTTACCTTCCATGATGGAAGCAAATTTAACGCAGAGGTTGTCAAATATAACTTTGACCGTATCGTAAATCCTGAAACAAAGGCTGCAAGTGCATATGCACTTATTGAAAATTATGAGTCATCTGAAGTGGTAGATGAATATAGCGTGAAAATTCATTTCTCTGAACCTGCAGCAACCTTCTTAAGTAATTTAAGTCAGCCTAAATTAGCGATTGTTTCCAAAGAAGGTGCTGAAAAGTATGGATTGTCTCTAGCGACAAATCCAGTTGGTTCTGGTCCCTTTAAGTTTGTCAGTCAGGATGAGAATAATGAAATTGTGTTGGAAAGATATGCTGATTACACAGGGAAAGCACCATTTGCTGAACATGAAGGAAAAGCATATTTAGATAAGCTCACATACAAAATTATCCCAGAAGAGGCAACAAGAATCGGCAGTGTACAAAGCAACCAATTGAATGCTGTTGAAACAGTACCACCTCAAGACTTGAAGTCTATTAAAGCAAATGGCAACCTGAAAATTTTTGAAACAGAAACAGCAGGCATGCCATATGGATTGTTTATTAACCCAGAAAATGCACCATGGAACGAGCTTGATGCCAGAATTGCATTGCAAAAAACAATTGATGTCGATAATATCGTCAATACGCTTTATTTAGGAACATATAAGCGGGCATGGTCTGTTATAACACCAACCATATTAGGGTATGACAAATCGCTTGAAAATACAGGCAAGGTTGACGTAGAGGATGCAAACAAACGATTAGAAAATCTTGGCTGGAAGAAAAACAGTGAAGGAGTAAGAGAAAAAGATGGTAAAGAGCTGGTACTTCGCTTAATAGACAGTAATGTCAACAGGGAGAAGCGTCACGATATTGCTACAATCATTCAGCAGCAAGTAAAGGAAATAGGGGTTAAGCTAGAGATTACTACATCAGCAGAATACTATAATATCACAAAAAACGGGAAGGATTATGATGTTATCGGCAACAGCAGGGTAGCGGGAGATCCGGATGTTCTTCGTCTATTCTTCCACTCTGAAAATCTTCCTGAAAATGGTGGATCGAGTCTAGCGAGACTTCATGACGATGAAATTGATCAGTGGCTAGAGGAAGGCGAGCTAGAAACAGATACAGAGAAAAGAGTGGAATTATACAAACAGGTCCAGCAAAAACTGATTGGGCAAGGATATTTTATTCCTATCTATGTATTCCCATATACTGTTGCAACCTCTAATGATGTGGAAGGTTTAGCATTTGATTCACAAGGATATCCACTTTTCAATGATGTTTTTATTAATAAGTAA
- a CDS encoding LLM class flavin-dependent oxidoreductase: protein MKFILFSLISNNTNPISRETFTTHQKLENVINQAVLAEKQGFDGFGVGERHGSPFLSSSPAVMLSNIAAKTTKIRLLTTVTVLSVLDPVRVAEDFATVDQLSKGRLDLIIGKGNDPRHYPLFGITEEEQWESLAERYDLLKRLWAEESVNWSGKYRAPLQNVTIEPRPYQKSIPIWHGSASSTASTELAAKNGEPIFSSNVFHPIAKYKQLIDHYKERLAFYGHDPQKAIIGSGAGSLYIADTKEEAINKYRPYYDAFMNTDASKHNNSPFKNLDDYVENGPSLVGSADAIIEKILLYHEAYGHQVQGLSVDGLSEAEQKEQIQRFSEEVLPVLRKEIPNFIWEEPKKVASNGL, encoded by the coding sequence ATGAAGTTTATCTTATTTTCGTTAATTAGTAATAACACCAATCCAATCAGCAGGGAAACATTTACTACCCATCAGAAGCTGGAAAATGTCATTAATCAAGCTGTATTGGCTGAAAAGCAGGGCTTTGACGGCTTTGGGGTAGGGGAAAGGCATGGTTCGCCATTCCTTTCTTCTTCACCTGCTGTAATGCTTTCTAATATTGCCGCAAAAACAACGAAAATACGTTTGTTGACAACTGTTACTGTTTTAAGTGTGTTGGATCCAGTCCGAGTTGCCGAGGATTTTGCCACGGTAGATCAATTATCAAAAGGCAGACTAGATTTGATTATAGGAAAAGGAAATGATCCACGCCATTATCCTCTATTTGGAATTACTGAGGAAGAACAATGGGAGTCCCTTGCAGAAAGGTATGATTTGTTAAAAAGATTATGGGCAGAGGAGTCTGTCAATTGGAGTGGCAAGTACAGAGCTCCATTACAAAATGTCACAATTGAGCCAAGACCATACCAGAAGAGCATTCCTATTTGGCATGGAAGTGCATCAAGCACAGCTTCTACTGAATTAGCAGCCAAAAACGGCGAGCCGATATTTTCTTCCAATGTCTTTCATCCAATTGCAAAATATAAGCAGCTAATTGACCATTATAAAGAAAGATTGGCATTTTACGGTCATGACCCGCAAAAGGCCATTATCGGCTCTGGGGCAGGCAGTTTATATATTGCTGACACAAAGGAGGAGGCAATCAATAAATATCGGCCATATTATGATGCTTTTATGAATACGGATGCTTCTAAACATAATAATTCACCATTTAAGAATTTAGACGACTATGTTGAAAATGGGCCATCCTTAGTCGGATCAGCAGATGCTATTATCGAAAAAATTCTGTTATACCATGAAGCATATGGCCATCAAGTGCAAGGGTTGAGCGTTGACGGTCTTAGTGAAGCAGAACAGAAGGAGCAAATTCAGCGGTTTTCCGAGGAAGTACTGCCTGTCTTACGAAAGGAAATACCTAATTTTATCTGGGAAGAGCCAAAAAAAGTAGCTTCAAACGGACTATAA
- a CDS encoding GNAT family N-acetyltransferase produces the protein MSEDIFRIATKEDAPAFLELLSSAFKSVGELGINWPSTRATLEMVTENIVNSTAVVLERDGRLISTLTIRFPWESKAPVSGYPFVWWFATAPDLSGQGIGNKLLEYVENTLLRDTFKAPAFTLGTSGKKHPWLLDMYKRKGYKQYFQHENDGDIGILMYKVLIPERFDENILGTPPFSDAKAEKTSV, from the coding sequence ATGAGTGAAGATATCTTTCGAATCGCAACAAAAGAAGACGCCCCAGCATTTCTAGAATTATTGTCTAGTGCATTCAAGTCGGTTGGAGAACTTGGCATCAACTGGCCATCCACAAGAGCCACGCTAGAAATGGTAACAGAGAATATCGTCAATTCTACTGCTGTTGTTTTAGAACGGGACGGCAGACTTATCTCAACTTTAACGATCCGCTTTCCTTGGGAGAGTAAAGCACCAGTGTCAGGCTATCCATTTGTTTGGTGGTTTGCAACTGCACCAGACTTGAGCGGACAGGGAATCGGAAATAAATTATTGGAATATGTAGAAAACACATTGCTGCGAGACACATTTAAGGCACCTGCTTTTACGCTTGGAACTTCTGGCAAAAAGCATCCTTGGCTTTTGGATATGTATAAACGGAAAGGGTATAAGCAATATTTTCAGCATGAAAACGATGGCGACATTGGGATTCTGATGTATAAAGTATTGATTCCAGAACGCTTCGATGAAAATATTCTCGGGACACCGCCGTTTAGCGATGCTAAAGCGGAAAAGACTTCTGTATAA
- a CDS encoding ABC transporter permease — MKETVLAGQIKKFSVIKKRKRIFLPEHAFIYAACGIILFLMICAVFPQWIAPYAPTKMFTEEIMQAPSGIHFLGTDYFGRDVFSLIVYGSRTSLIIGFLSVIAAAATGMIIGSVAGYAGGIVDLIFMRIIDILMTIPGMLLSLAFAAALGPSLKNIILAISIAAVPGYARLMRGQILTLKSRNFVIASKSIGVSNFVIFFRHILPNAYSPLLVMATNGLGSSILLGAGLSFLGLGVVQEVPDWGTLLSQGRGYLAAAWWIATFPGIAITSFVLSANIIGDSLRDFLDPKKKQKGDNA; from the coding sequence TTGAAAGAAACGGTATTAGCCGGCCAAATCAAAAAGTTTTCGGTTATTAAAAAGAGAAAAAGGATTTTTCTCCCTGAGCATGCTTTTATTTATGCGGCTTGCGGCATTATCCTTTTTTTAATGATTTGTGCAGTTTTTCCACAGTGGATAGCACCATACGCACCAACCAAAATGTTTACAGAAGAAATAATGCAAGCACCTTCAGGCATTCATTTCTTAGGAACAGACTATTTTGGCCGTGATGTTTTCAGTTTAATTGTCTATGGAAGCAGAACGTCGTTAATAATTGGTTTTCTATCAGTAATTGCTGCCGCTGCTACAGGGATGATAATCGGTTCTGTTGCTGGTTATGCAGGAGGAATAGTTGATCTTATTTTCATGCGGATTATTGATATATTAATGACAATCCCAGGAATGCTTCTATCCCTTGCTTTTGCAGCCGCATTGGGACCAAGTCTTAAGAATATAATACTTGCCATATCCATAGCAGCTGTACCGGGATATGCAAGATTGATGCGCGGCCAAATACTTACTTTAAAAAGCCGAAACTTTGTTATTGCGTCAAAATCAATTGGGGTAAGCAATTTCGTCATCTTTTTTCGCCATATCCTTCCTAATGCCTATTCTCCACTGCTAGTCATGGCAACAAATGGGTTAGGTTCTTCCATCCTACTTGGAGCAGGGTTGAGCTTTTTAGGCTTGGGCGTTGTCCAAGAGGTTCCTGATTGGGGCACATTATTGTCACAGGGTAGAGGCTATTTGGCAGCCGCATGGTGGATTGCTACATTTCCAGGTATTGCAATTACATCATTTGTGTTATCAGCAAATATCATCGGCGACAGTCTCCGTGACTTCCTTGATCCGAAGAAAAAGCAGAAAGGAGACAATGCTTAA
- a CDS encoding transporter substrate-binding domain-containing protein: protein MRIVPKHKTWKIIGLTAALGLVLAGCGNGESTESASAGNNDSDAKEIIVGTGNAYQPFVYLDENGKLTGYEKAVLDAVDEKLPQYKFKYESYEFKNILPALDANKIDLAAHQYEINDERQAKYLYGKVGYTDYTSYIVVDANSKNNYQSLDDLAGKTVYTSTGSNHAYILEQYNKEHDNKIDIVYGSGSNEVLVKDLQTGTIDATLLTKFDVSKLNEQFKADLKTLGEPAYVSKTYYLYSKDDTKLQEDIDGALEELIDEGKLSEISQEVLGADYTK from the coding sequence ATGAGAATCGTGCCGAAACATAAGACTTGGAAGATTATTGGATTAACTGCTGCGCTTGGATTAGTACTTGCGGGCTGCGGTAACGGTGAAAGTACAGAAAGTGCCAGCGCAGGGAACAATGATTCTGATGCAAAAGAAATTATCGTCGGAACTGGAAATGCATATCAGCCTTTTGTCTATTTAGATGAAAACGGAAAACTGACAGGCTATGAAAAAGCTGTTCTTGATGCAGTTGATGAAAAGCTGCCACAATATAAATTTAAATATGAGTCATATGAATTTAAAAATATTTTACCAGCACTTGATGCAAATAAAATTGATTTGGCAGCACATCAGTATGAAATCAATGATGAAAGACAGGCCAAATACTTGTATGGGAAAGTAGGCTACACAGACTATACAAGTTATATCGTTGTTGACGCAAACTCAAAAAACAACTACCAGTCATTAGATGATTTGGCAGGAAAAACAGTTTACACATCAACAGGAAGCAATCATGCCTATATATTGGAGCAATACAACAAAGAGCATGATAATAAGATCGATATTGTGTACGGCAGCGGATCAAATGAAGTACTTGTCAAGGATCTTCAAACAGGAACAATAGATGCAACATTGCTGACTAAGTTCGATGTAAGCAAATTAAATGAGCAATTTAAAGCAGATTTAAAAACATTAGGAGAGCCTGCCTATGTTTCTAAAACATATTATCTTTACAGTAAAGACGATACAAAGCTTCAGGAAGATATAGACGGTGCCCTTGAAGAATTAATTGATGAAGGAAAGCTTTCCGAGATATCTCAAGAGGTACTTGGAGCAGATTATACGAAATAA
- a CDS encoding ABC transporter permease: MGKFIVNRMIAAGFVLLGSLLLVFFINYSLPGDAVDQMLEGTGATPEMAANLREELGLDLPFHTQFLEYLKNILQGDFGHSIVNNAPVLDKIITQFPATIALTIVSAILSIIFGITLGVFSAIHHNSVIDYVARLIGLFGISMPTFWSGILLILIFSVTLGWFPSIGSDGWITLVLPSIALGLVGSGAIVRMVRNSMLEVMNEQYILTLRSKGLSEKTVMYKHALRNALIPSITIIGMMIGDMLGGAVVIETVFSRQGIGRLVADAITAKDLPVVQGVVFFSAIVYITINFLVDISYSVIDPRVRKSF, encoded by the coding sequence ATGGGGAAATTTATTGTAAATAGAATGATTGCTGCCGGTTTTGTACTGCTAGGGTCTTTGTTGTTAGTGTTCTTCATCAATTATTCCCTTCCAGGAGATGCGGTGGATCAAATGCTGGAGGGAACAGGTGCCACACCTGAAATGGCCGCTAATTTACGGGAAGAGCTAGGTTTAGACCTGCCTTTTCACACTCAGTTTTTGGAATATTTAAAAAATATTCTACAAGGAGATTTTGGGCACTCCATTGTTAACAACGCGCCAGTTTTAGACAAAATCATTACACAGTTTCCTGCCACCATTGCCCTAACCATCGTAAGTGCGATACTTTCCATTATTTTTGGTATTACATTAGGTGTTTTTTCAGCCATTCACCATAACAGTGTTATTGATTATGTTGCTAGATTAATAGGTTTATTTGGCATTTCAATGCCTACCTTTTGGTCAGGTATTTTATTAATTCTAATTTTTTCTGTCACACTCGGCTGGTTCCCTTCAATAGGGTCAGACGGCTGGATTACGCTTGTTCTGCCTTCTATTGCATTAGGACTTGTCGGTTCTGGGGCGATTGTCCGCATGGTAAGAAACAGCATGCTGGAGGTTATGAATGAGCAATATATCCTCACATTAAGATCAAAGGGGCTATCAGAAAAAACGGTTATGTATAAGCACGCATTAAGAAATGCGTTAATTCCATCGATTACGATTATCGGGATGATGATCGGGGATATGCTGGGCGGAGCAGTTGTTATTGAAACTGTATTTTCAAGACAAGGAATTGGGAGATTGGTTGCAGATGCGATAACTGCGAAGGATTTGCCAGTCGTCCAAGGAGTAGTGTTTTTTTCAGCCATCGTATATATAACCATCAATTTTTTAGTAGATATCTCTTATTCGGTTATTGATCCTCGTGTCCGAAAATCATTCTAG
- a CDS encoding amino acid ABC transporter ATP-binding protein, whose product MITIKNISKSFGKNEIIKGVDLEIKKGEVVVILGPSGSGKTTFLRCLNFLERADDGELTISDKKVHFKKASSKDILEIRRKTAMVFQQYDLFLHRTAIENIMEGLVIARKVSKAAAYNKGLELLEKVGLKGKEDAYPHQLSGGQQQRVGIARALALNPEVILFDEPTSALDPELVGETLEVIKKVAEEGVTMVIVTHEMSFAYDIADRIIFMEDGVIVEQGTPKEVFEQTKEERTKQFLARFAYER is encoded by the coding sequence ATGATTACAATTAAAAATATCTCCAAAAGTTTCGGGAAGAATGAAATTATTAAAGGTGTTGACTTGGAAATTAAAAAAGGTGAGGTTGTTGTCATTCTAGGTCCAAGCGGTTCAGGCAAAACCACTTTTTTAAGATGCTTGAACTTTCTTGAACGAGCAGATGACGGTGAGCTAACCATTAGTGATAAAAAAGTCCACTTTAAAAAGGCAAGCTCTAAGGATATCCTGGAAATTCGCCGAAAAACAGCAATGGTCTTTCAGCAATATGACCTTTTTCTTCATAGGACAGCAATAGAAAATATTATGGAGGGTCTTGTAATCGCAAGAAAGGTGTCAAAGGCGGCAGCATATAATAAGGGCTTAGAGCTATTAGAAAAGGTTGGTTTAAAGGGGAAGGAAGACGCCTATCCACACCAGCTTTCCGGGGGACAGCAGCAGCGTGTCGGAATTGCAAGAGCATTGGCTCTAAACCCGGAGGTTATCTTGTTTGATGAGCCTACATCGGCTCTTGATCCCGAACTTGTCGGAGAAACATTAGAGGTAATTAAAAAGGTTGCTGAAGAAGGAGTAACGATGGTGATCGTTACACATGAAATGAGCTTTGCCTATGATATCGCAGACAGAATCATTTTTATGGAGGATGGTGTCATCGTTGAACAGGGTACTCCAAAAGAAGTGTTCGAACAAACAAAAGAGGAACGGACAAAGCAGTTTCTAGCCCGTTTTGCTTATGAAAGATAA
- a CDS encoding amino acid ABC transporter permease translates to MDFDFPFMFKAFSAALHYLPTTLLLGFVPLLLGSVIGLVIALVRFYKIPVLSTFFKWFVTVFKAIPVILILLVTYIISSDMLEQLAKSMSWDISFKNIDRRWVAIFALTLYATSGLSEIFRGALTAIPKGQFDAAYSVGLSRVQVIKRVVIPQVFPIAFPMINSTLISLIKASSLVSMVSVVDILNGALIEANVNYRFLEAYVAVSLIYWPMCAALEGISSGYERYFSRSKRRSFA, encoded by the coding sequence ATGGACTTCGATTTCCCATTTATGTTTAAGGCATTTTCAGCTGCATTGCATTATTTGCCAACAACGCTGCTGTTAGGGTTCGTGCCGCTCCTGCTAGGATCTGTTATTGGTCTTGTTATTGCACTTGTACGTTTTTATAAAATTCCTGTCCTTTCCACATTTTTCAAATGGTTTGTGACTGTTTTTAAAGCAATTCCCGTTATTCTTATCTTATTGGTCACGTATATTATCAGTTCAGATATGCTGGAGCAGCTAGCAAAGTCCATGTCCTGGGACATAAGCTTTAAGAATATTGATAGGAGGTGGGTTGCGATTTTTGCTTTAACCTTATACGCAACAAGCGGTCTGTCAGAGATATTCAGAGGGGCGCTAACAGCCATTCCGAAGGGCCAGTTCGATGCTGCCTATTCGGTAGGATTATCAAGAGTGCAGGTCATTAAGAGAGTAGTGATTCCACAAGTATTTCCTATTGCCTTCCCGATGATAAACAGCACATTAATTTCTCTTATTAAGGCTTCTTCACTAGTTTCCATGGTTTCCGTTGTGGATATATTAAACGGTGCTCTGATTGAGGCAAATGTTAACTACCGTTTCCTTGAAGCGTATGTGGCTGTATCGTTAATCTACTGGCCAATGTGTGCTGCACTTGAAGGAATATCATCCGGCTATGAGCGTTATTTCAGCCGCAGCAAAAGGAGAAGCTTCGCATGA
- a CDS encoding amino acid ABC transporter permease: MGEFFKWEYVITLFPKVLSALPTTLLIVLFATLIGAAIGLLIAYLRIEKVPVLSQLCIVYVSFVRGTPILVQMFIVFYGLPSLLGSIGIDLSQWEKIYFIYITYGLNAAAFFSEIFRSSLLSVPASQYEAAASIGLTKGQTYRRVLIPQASKIAMPSLGASIINLLQDTSLAFSLGILDVMGKVQTLGALYYRVMEGYFIAAVIFIVLSIGLEQLFGLVEKKYRYPKRSKKSIRTPILPNAKKLLLLPNGKNKVN, encoded by the coding sequence ATGGGAGAGTTTTTTAAATGGGAATACGTTATTACCCTCTTCCCGAAAGTGTTGAGTGCCCTTCCTACGACCCTTTTGATCGTATTATTCGCAACCTTAATTGGAGCTGCTATAGGTTTACTGATTGCTTATCTTCGGATAGAAAAGGTGCCTGTTTTAAGCCAATTATGTATTGTATATGTTTCCTTTGTAAGAGGTACACCGATACTTGTGCAAATGTTCATCGTTTTTTACGGTCTTCCCAGTTTGCTCGGTTCTATTGGGATTGACCTATCACAGTGGGAAAAAATCTATTTCATCTATATAACCTATGGCTTGAATGCAGCTGCGTTCTTTTCTGAAATTTTCCGTTCTTCCCTATTGAGTGTTCCTGCATCACAGTATGAAGCAGCAGCCTCAATAGGATTAACAAAAGGGCAGACATATCGAAGAGTGCTGATACCCCAAGCAAGTAAGATAGCAATGCCGAGCCTTGGAGCGTCTATTATCAACCTGCTGCAAGACACTTCTCTTGCCTTTTCTTTAGGTATATTAGATGTCATGGGCAAGGTTCAGACTTTAGGGGCTTTATACTATCGAGTCATGGAGGGATATTTCATTGCCGCTGTTATCTTTATCGTATTGAGTATTGGCTTAGAGCAGTTGTTTGGTTTGGTAGAAAAGAAATATCGGTACCCGAAAAGAAGCAAAAAAAGCATCAGAACACCAATCTTACCTAATGCTAAGAAGCTGCTGCTGTTGCCAAATGGAAAAAACAAAGTAAATTAA